In Deltaproteobacteria bacterium, a genomic segment contains:
- a CDS encoding type III-A CRISPR-associated protein Csm2 → MEKIVFWKDRERGTIEPSLFSKTAEELAKELAKDHQS, encoded by the coding sequence ATGGAAAAAATCGTTTTTTGGAAAGACCGGGAGCGAGGGACCATTGAGCCTTCCTTGTTTTCTAAAACCGCGGAAGAGCTGGCGAAAGAGCTGGCAAAAGATCACCAATCA